One stretch of Molothrus aeneus isolate 106 chromosome 2, BPBGC_Maene_1.0, whole genome shotgun sequence DNA includes these proteins:
- the PRDM15 gene encoding PR domain zinc finger protein 15 isoform X4, with amino-acid sequence MAEDGSEEIMFIWCEDCGQYHDSECPELGPVVTVKDSFVLSRARSSLPSNLEIRQLEDGTEGVFALTQLVKRTQFGPFECKRVLKLEKESVFPLKVFQKEGPLVYFDTTNEDDCNWMMMVRPATEYEHQNLTAFQHDNDIYFTTCQDIPPGTELRVWYAAFYAKKMEKPVLKQVTSVANDTSLVTMESDKEGNNKVSSKPSSAVLPHKKNKKSSILAPDPAVNTPEGSGTAEAKPNQWTCKVCSSAFQEPQLLTEHLLSHLEQAKGASPSSQNDAEKAEKAAEAVPADQPVASDTASASTDSRRKARRGRKAKTAKVETPLVIDEEKDPAVERVADAVPEVPPEEVALPPAPEESIMDLVLGKMPSTTNSISSVTNRFAHHQNTMSLKRSFILSSRHGIRRKLIKQLGEHKRVYQCSICSKIFQNSSNLSRHIRSHGDKLFKCEECAKLFSRKESLKQHVSYKHSRNEVDSEYRYKCTTCEKAFRIESALEFHNCRTDDKTFQCEMCFRFFSTNSNLSKHKKKHGDKKFACEICNKMFYRKDVMLDHQRRHLEGVRRVKREDFEHSTESMVRYKKEPSGCPVCGKVFSCRSNMNKHLLTHGDKKYTCEICGRKFFRVDVLRDHIHVHFKDIALMDDHQREEFIGKIGISSEENDDNSDESADLEPHKYSCKRCQLTFGRGKEYLKHIMDVHKEKGYGCSICNRRFALKATYHAHMVIHRENLPDPNVQKYIHPCEICGRIFNSIGNLERHKLIHTGMKTKHALRHHMKLHKGIKEYECKECHRKFAQKVNMLKHYKRHTGIKDFMCELCGKTFSERNTMETHKLIHTVGKQWTCSVCDKKYVTDYMLQKHIQLTHDKVEAQSCQLCGTKVSTRASMSRHMRRKHPEILSVRIDDLEPLPETTTIDASSIGIVQPELALEQGELPEGKQHIKAPKSGQKRKQKSSEEEEAQVPEDPAFSEYTEKEGEFTGNVGDETNSAVQSIQQVVVTLSDPNVSAPSSSVGLTNITVTPITTAAGTQFTNLQPVAVGHLCPPERQLQLDSSILTVTFDTVSGSAVLHNRQSDIQLPPQPEAPNPQSVAHFINLTTLVNSIAPLGNPQMTEQHPLSWRSVPQTDVLQPPAPAAPQQPGQQPVQTEQQQQQMYSY; translated from the exons GGTGTGAGGACTGTGGGCAGTACCATGATTCAGAGTGTCCTGAGCTGGGCCCAGTGGTGACAGTCAAAGACTCCTTTGTATTGAGCAGGGCAAG ATCATCTCTGCCTTCTAATTTGGAGATAAGACAGCTGGAGGATGGGACTGAGGGAGTGTTTGCTCTGACTCAGCTGGTGAAACGTACCCAGTTTGGCCCCTTTGAATGCAAGAGAGTTCTCAAGCTGGAGAAAGAATCAGTTTTTCCCCTGAAG GTGTTCCAGAAGGAAGGGCCCCTGGTGTATTTTGACACCACAAACGAAGATGATTGCAACTGGATGATGATGGTGCGCCCAGCCACCGAGTATGAGCACCAAAACCTCACAGCCTTCCAGCATGACAATGACATTTACTTCACCACCTGCCAGGACATCCCCCCAGGAACTGAGCTGAGAGTGTGGTATGCAGCTTTTTACgccaaaaaaatggaaaagccaGTGCTGAAGCAGGTCACTAGTGTTGCCAATG aTACATCCTTGGTAACAATGGAGTCTGATAAAGAGGGGAATAATAAGGTCTCTTCAAAACCTTCATCTGCTGTCTTACCCcataaaaaaaacaagaaatccAGCATATTAGCACCTGATCCAGCAG TGAACACTCCAGAAGGCAGTGGAACAGCAGAAGCAAAGCCCAACCAGTGGACGTGTAAAGTGTGTTCATCTGCTTTCCAAGAGCCCCAGCTGCTGACAG AGCACTTGCTGAGTCACCTGGAACAAGCCAAAGGTGCCTCCCCAAGCAGCCAAAATGATGctgagaaagcagagaaagcagcagaggctgtgccagcagatCAGCCAGTGGCAAGTGATAcagccagtgccagcacagACTCGAGGAGAAAGGccaggaggggaagaaaagccaaaacagcAAAAGTAGAAACACCTCTTGTCATTGATGAAGAGAAAGATCCTGCAG TGGAACGTGTGGCTGACGCTGTCCCTGAGGTCCCTCCAgaggaggtggccctgcccccAGCTCCAGAAGAGAGCATCATGGATCTGGTTTTAGGAAAGATGCCCAGCACCACAAACAGCATCAGCTCAGTGACAAA TAGGTTTGCTCATCACCAAAACACCATGTCCCTCAAAAGAAGTTTCATTCTCTCCAGTAGACACGGGATTCGGCGGAAGCTGATAAAGCAGCTGGGGGAGCACAAGAGGGTCTATCAGTGCAGCATCTGCAGTAAGATCTTCCAGAACAGCAGCAACCTCAGCAGGCACATCCGTTCTCATG GTGACAAACTGTTTAAATGTGAGGAATGTGCAAAGCTGTTCAGCAGGAAGGAGAGCTTGAAGCAGCACGTTTCATACAAGCACAGCAGGAATGAA GTGGACAGTGAGTACAGATACAAGTGCACCACGTGTGAGAAGGCCTTTCGGATAGAGAGTGCATTGGAATTCCACAACTGCAGGACAG ATGACAAGACATTCCAGTGTGAGATGTGTTTCAGATTCTTCTCTACAAACAGCAACCTttcaaaacacaagaaaaagcaTGGGGATAAGAAGTTTGCATGTGAGATCTGCAATAAGATGTTCTACAGGAAGGATGTCATGCTGGACCATCAGAGGCGGCACTTGGAAG GGGTGAGGCGTGTGAAGAGAGAAGACTTTGAGCACAGCACGGAGAGCATGGTTCGCTACAAGAAGGAGCCCTCGGGCTGCCCCGTGTGTGGGAAG gTATTTTCATGTAGGAGCAACATGAACAAACACCTTCTAACACATGGAGACAAGAAATACACCTGTGAGATCTGTGGACGTAAATTTTTCAGGGTGGATGTGCTGAGAGATCATATTCATGTCCATTTTAAG GACATAGCCCTAATGGATGATCACCAGAGGGAAGAGTTCATTGGTAAAATTGGAATCTCATCAGAGGAAAATGATGACAACTCTGATGAAAGTGCAGATTTAGAGCCTCACAAGTATAGCTGCAAAAGGTGCCAG CTGACCTttggcagagggaaggagtaCCTGAAGCACATCATGGACGTGCACAAGGAGAAGGGTTATGGCTGCAGCATCTGCAACCGGCGCTTCGCCTTGAAGGCCACGTACCACGCGCACATGGTCATCCACAGGGAGAACCTGCCCGACCCCAACGTGCAGAA ATACATCCATCCATGTGAAATCTGTGGCAGGATTTTTAACAGTATAGGAAATCTGGAAAGACATAAGCTTATACATACAG GAATGAAGACAAAACATGCTCTTCGTCACCACATGAAGCTGCACAAGGGGATTAAGGAATATGAGTGCAAGGAATGTCACCGAAAATTTGCACAGAAAGTCAACATGCTGAAACATTACAAGAGACACACAG GAATCAAAGATTTCATGTGTGAGCTCTGTGGCAAGACCTTCAGCGAGAGAAACACAATGGAGACTCACAAGTTGATTCATACAG TAGGAAAACAGTGGACGTGTTCAGTGTGTGATAAGAAGTATGTCACTGATTACATGCTGCAGAAGCACATCCAGCTCACCCATGACAAGGTGGAAGCCCAGAGCTGTCAGCTGTGTGGCACAAAGGTTTCCACCAGGGCTTCCATGAGTCGACACATGAGGCGTAAACACCCAGAG ATTCTTTCAGTGAGGATTGATGATTTAGAGCCACTGCCAGAGACAACCACCATTGATGCCTCTtcaattgggattgttcag CCGGAATTAGCCTTGGAACAGGGTGAACTACCAGAAGGGAAGCAGCACATAAAAGCTCCTAAAAGtggccagaaaagaaaacaaaagtcaagtgaggaggaggaagctcaAGTGCCTGAGGACCCTGCCTTTAGTGAATACACAGAGAAGGAAGGTGAATTCACAGGGAATGTTGGAGATGAGACTAATTCAGCTGTCCAGAGCATCCAACAg GTGGTGGTGACGCTCAGCGACCCGAACGTCTCAGCCCCCTCCAGCTCGGTGGGACTCACCAACATCACGGTGACCCCCATCACCACGGCAGCTGGCACCCAGTTCACCAACCTGCAGCCCGTGGCCGTGGGCCACCTGTGTCCCCcagagaggcagctgcagctggacagcTCCATCCTCACCGTCACCTTCGACACCGTCAGCGGCTCGGCCGTGCTGCACAACCGCCAGAGCGACATCCAGCTCCCACCGCAGCCCGAGGCTCCCAACCCCCAGTCTGTGGCCCATTTCATAAACCTGACCACCCTGGTGAACTCCATTGCTCCCCTGGGGAACCCCCAGATGACAGAACAGCACCCCCTGAGCTGGAGGTCAGTGCCTCAGACTGATGTGCTGCAGCCCCCGGCGCCGGCCGCGCCGCAGCagccgggccagcagcccgtccagacagagcagcagcagcagcagatgtacAGCTACTAA
- the PRDM15 gene encoding PR domain zinc finger protein 15 isoform X1 produces MAEDGSEEIMFIWCEDCGQYHDSECPELGPVVTVKDSFVLSRARSSLPSNLEIRQLEDGTEGVFALTQLVKRTQFGPFECKRVLKLEKESVFPLKVFQKEGPLVYFDTTNEDDCNWMMMVRPATEYEHQNLTAFQHDNDIYFTTCQDIPPGTELRVWYAAFYAKKMEKPVLKQVTSVANDTSLVTMESDKEGNNKVSSKPSSAVLPHKKNKKSSILAPDPAVNTPEGSGTAEAKPNQWTCKVCSSAFQEPQLLTEHLLSHLEQAKGASPSSQNDAEKAEKAAEAVPADQPVASDTASASTDSRRKARRGRKAKTAKVETPLVIDEEKDPAVERVADAVPEVPPEEVALPPAPEESIMDLVLGKMPSTTNSISSVTNRFAHHQNTMSLKRSFILSSRHGIRRKLIKQLGEHKRVYQCSICSKIFQNSSNLSRHIRSHGDKLFKCEECAKLFSRKESLKQHVSYKHSRNEVDSEYRYKCTTCEKAFRIESALEFHNCRTDDKTFQCEMCFRFFSTNSNLSKHKKKHGDKKFACEICNKMFYRKDVMLDHQRRHLEGVRRVKREDFEHSTESMVRYKKEPSGCPVCGKVFSCRSNMNKHLLTHGDKKYTCEICGRKFFRVDVLRDHIHVHFKDIALMDDHQREEFIGKIGISSEENDDNSDESADLEPHKYSCKRCQLTFGRGKEYLKHIMDVHKEKGYGCSICNRRFALKATYHAHMVIHRENLPDPNVQKYIHPCEICGRIFNSIGNLERHKLIHTGVKSHACEQCGKSFARKDMLKEHMRVHDNIREYLCAECGKGMKTKHALRHHMKLHKGIKEYECKECHRKFAQKVNMLKHYKRHTGIKDFMCELCGKTFSERNTMETHKLIHTVGKQWTCSVCDKKYVTDYMLQKHIQLTHDKVEAQSCQLCGTKVSTRASMSRHMRRKHPEILSVRIDDLEPLPETTTIDASSIGIVQPELALEQGELPEGKQHIKAPKSGQKRKQKSSEEEEAQVPEDPAFSEYTEKEGEFTGNVGDETNSAVQSIQQVVVTLSDPNVSAPSSSVGLTNITVTPITTAAGTQFTNLQPVAVGHLCPPERQLQLDSSILTVTFDTVSGSAVLHNRQSDIQLPPQPEAPNPQSVAHFINLTTLVNSIAPLGNPQMTEQHPLSWRSVPQTDVLQPPAPAAPQQPGQQPVQTEQQQQQMYSY; encoded by the exons GGTGTGAGGACTGTGGGCAGTACCATGATTCAGAGTGTCCTGAGCTGGGCCCAGTGGTGACAGTCAAAGACTCCTTTGTATTGAGCAGGGCAAG ATCATCTCTGCCTTCTAATTTGGAGATAAGACAGCTGGAGGATGGGACTGAGGGAGTGTTTGCTCTGACTCAGCTGGTGAAACGTACCCAGTTTGGCCCCTTTGAATGCAAGAGAGTTCTCAAGCTGGAGAAAGAATCAGTTTTTCCCCTGAAG GTGTTCCAGAAGGAAGGGCCCCTGGTGTATTTTGACACCACAAACGAAGATGATTGCAACTGGATGATGATGGTGCGCCCAGCCACCGAGTATGAGCACCAAAACCTCACAGCCTTCCAGCATGACAATGACATTTACTTCACCACCTGCCAGGACATCCCCCCAGGAACTGAGCTGAGAGTGTGGTATGCAGCTTTTTACgccaaaaaaatggaaaagccaGTGCTGAAGCAGGTCACTAGTGTTGCCAATG aTACATCCTTGGTAACAATGGAGTCTGATAAAGAGGGGAATAATAAGGTCTCTTCAAAACCTTCATCTGCTGTCTTACCCcataaaaaaaacaagaaatccAGCATATTAGCACCTGATCCAGCAG TGAACACTCCAGAAGGCAGTGGAACAGCAGAAGCAAAGCCCAACCAGTGGACGTGTAAAGTGTGTTCATCTGCTTTCCAAGAGCCCCAGCTGCTGACAG AGCACTTGCTGAGTCACCTGGAACAAGCCAAAGGTGCCTCCCCAAGCAGCCAAAATGATGctgagaaagcagagaaagcagcagaggctgtgccagcagatCAGCCAGTGGCAAGTGATAcagccagtgccagcacagACTCGAGGAGAAAGGccaggaggggaagaaaagccaaaacagcAAAAGTAGAAACACCTCTTGTCATTGATGAAGAGAAAGATCCTGCAG TGGAACGTGTGGCTGACGCTGTCCCTGAGGTCCCTCCAgaggaggtggccctgcccccAGCTCCAGAAGAGAGCATCATGGATCTGGTTTTAGGAAAGATGCCCAGCACCACAAACAGCATCAGCTCAGTGACAAA TAGGTTTGCTCATCACCAAAACACCATGTCCCTCAAAAGAAGTTTCATTCTCTCCAGTAGACACGGGATTCGGCGGAAGCTGATAAAGCAGCTGGGGGAGCACAAGAGGGTCTATCAGTGCAGCATCTGCAGTAAGATCTTCCAGAACAGCAGCAACCTCAGCAGGCACATCCGTTCTCATG GTGACAAACTGTTTAAATGTGAGGAATGTGCAAAGCTGTTCAGCAGGAAGGAGAGCTTGAAGCAGCACGTTTCATACAAGCACAGCAGGAATGAA GTGGACAGTGAGTACAGATACAAGTGCACCACGTGTGAGAAGGCCTTTCGGATAGAGAGTGCATTGGAATTCCACAACTGCAGGACAG ATGACAAGACATTCCAGTGTGAGATGTGTTTCAGATTCTTCTCTACAAACAGCAACCTttcaaaacacaagaaaaagcaTGGGGATAAGAAGTTTGCATGTGAGATCTGCAATAAGATGTTCTACAGGAAGGATGTCATGCTGGACCATCAGAGGCGGCACTTGGAAG GGGTGAGGCGTGTGAAGAGAGAAGACTTTGAGCACAGCACGGAGAGCATGGTTCGCTACAAGAAGGAGCCCTCGGGCTGCCCCGTGTGTGGGAAG gTATTTTCATGTAGGAGCAACATGAACAAACACCTTCTAACACATGGAGACAAGAAATACACCTGTGAGATCTGTGGACGTAAATTTTTCAGGGTGGATGTGCTGAGAGATCATATTCATGTCCATTTTAAG GACATAGCCCTAATGGATGATCACCAGAGGGAAGAGTTCATTGGTAAAATTGGAATCTCATCAGAGGAAAATGATGACAACTCTGATGAAAGTGCAGATTTAGAGCCTCACAAGTATAGCTGCAAAAGGTGCCAG CTGACCTttggcagagggaaggagtaCCTGAAGCACATCATGGACGTGCACAAGGAGAAGGGTTATGGCTGCAGCATCTGCAACCGGCGCTTCGCCTTGAAGGCCACGTACCACGCGCACATGGTCATCCACAGGGAGAACCTGCCCGACCCCAACGTGCAGAA ATACATCCATCCATGTGAAATCTGTGGCAGGATTTTTAACAGTATAGGAAATCTGGAAAGACATAAGCTTATACATACAG gtGTAAAAAGTCATGCTTGTGAGCAATGTGGCAAATCATTTGCTAGAAAAGACATGTTAAAAGAACATATGCGAGTCCATGATAATATCCGAGAATACTTGTGTGCAGAGTGTGGCAAAG GAATGAAGACAAAACATGCTCTTCGTCACCACATGAAGCTGCACAAGGGGATTAAGGAATATGAGTGCAAGGAATGTCACCGAAAATTTGCACAGAAAGTCAACATGCTGAAACATTACAAGAGACACACAG GAATCAAAGATTTCATGTGTGAGCTCTGTGGCAAGACCTTCAGCGAGAGAAACACAATGGAGACTCACAAGTTGATTCATACAG TAGGAAAACAGTGGACGTGTTCAGTGTGTGATAAGAAGTATGTCACTGATTACATGCTGCAGAAGCACATCCAGCTCACCCATGACAAGGTGGAAGCCCAGAGCTGTCAGCTGTGTGGCACAAAGGTTTCCACCAGGGCTTCCATGAGTCGACACATGAGGCGTAAACACCCAGAG ATTCTTTCAGTGAGGATTGATGATTTAGAGCCACTGCCAGAGACAACCACCATTGATGCCTCTtcaattgggattgttcag CCGGAATTAGCCTTGGAACAGGGTGAACTACCAGAAGGGAAGCAGCACATAAAAGCTCCTAAAAGtggccagaaaagaaaacaaaagtcaagtgaggaggaggaagctcaAGTGCCTGAGGACCCTGCCTTTAGTGAATACACAGAGAAGGAAGGTGAATTCACAGGGAATGTTGGAGATGAGACTAATTCAGCTGTCCAGAGCATCCAACAg GTGGTGGTGACGCTCAGCGACCCGAACGTCTCAGCCCCCTCCAGCTCGGTGGGACTCACCAACATCACGGTGACCCCCATCACCACGGCAGCTGGCACCCAGTTCACCAACCTGCAGCCCGTGGCCGTGGGCCACCTGTGTCCCCcagagaggcagctgcagctggacagcTCCATCCTCACCGTCACCTTCGACACCGTCAGCGGCTCGGCCGTGCTGCACAACCGCCAGAGCGACATCCAGCTCCCACCGCAGCCCGAGGCTCCCAACCCCCAGTCTGTGGCCCATTTCATAAACCTGACCACCCTGGTGAACTCCATTGCTCCCCTGGGGAACCCCCAGATGACAGAACAGCACCCCCTGAGCTGGAGGTCAGTGCCTCAGACTGATGTGCTGCAGCCCCCGGCGCCGGCCGCGCCGCAGCagccgggccagcagcccgtccagacagagcagcagcagcagcagatgtacAGCTACTAA
- the PRDM15 gene encoding PR domain zinc finger protein 15 isoform X3, with protein MAEDGSEEIMFIWCEDCGQYHDSECPELGPVVTVKDSFVLSRARSSLPSNLEIRQLEDGTEGVFALTQLVKRTQFGPFECKRVLKLEKESVFPLKVFQKEGPLVYFDTTNEDDCNWMMMVRPATEYEHQNLTAFQHDNDIYFTTCQDIPPGTELRVWYAAFYAKKMEKPVLKQVTSVANDTSLVTMESDKEGNNKVSSKPSSAVLPHKKNKKSSILAPDPAVNTPEGSGTAEAKPNQWTCKVCSSAFQEPQLLTEHLLSHLEQAKGASPSSQNDAEKAEKAAEAVPADQPVASDTASASTDSRRKARRGRKAKTAKVETPLVIDEEKDPAVERVADAVPEVPPEEVALPPAPEESIMDLVLGKMPSTTNSISSVTNRFAHHQNTMSLKRSFILSSRHGIRRKLIKQLGEHKRVYQCSICSKIFQNSSNLSRHIRSHGDKLFKCEECAKLFSRKESLKQHVSYKHSRNEVDSEYRYKCTTCEKAFRIESALEFHNCRTDDKTFQCEMCFRFFSTNSNLSKHKKKHGDKKFACEICNKMFYRKDVMLDHQRRHLEGVRRVKREDFEHSTESMVRYKKEPSGCPVCGKVFSCRSNMNKHLLTHGDKKYTCEICGRKFFRVDVLRDHIHVHFKDIALMDDHQREEFIGKIGISSEENDDNSDESADLEPHKYSCKRCQLTFGRGKEYLKHIMDVHKEKGYGCSICNRRFALKATYHAHMVIHRENLPDPNVQKYIHPCEICGRIFNSIGNLERHKLIHTGVKSHACEQCGKSFARKDMLKEHMRVHDNIREYLCAECGKGMKTKHALRHHMKLHKGIKEYECKECHRKFAQKVNMLKHYKRHTGIKDFMCELCGKTFSERNTMETHKLIHTGKQWTCSVCDKKYVTDYMLQKHIQLTHDKVEAQSCQLCGTKVSTRASMSRHMRRKHPEILSVRIDDLEPLPETTTIDASSIGIVQPELALEQGELPEGKQHIKAPKSGQKRKQKSSEEEEAQVPEDPAFSEYTEKEGEFTGNVGDETNSAVQSIQQVVVTLSDPNVSAPSSSVGLTNITVTPITTAAGTQFTNLQPVAVGHLCPPERQLQLDSSILTVTFDTVSGSAVLHNRQSDIQLPPQPEAPNPQSVAHFINLTTLVNSIAPLGNPQMTEQHPLSWRSVPQTDVLQPPAPAAPQQPGQQPVQTEQQQQQMYSY; from the exons GGTGTGAGGACTGTGGGCAGTACCATGATTCAGAGTGTCCTGAGCTGGGCCCAGTGGTGACAGTCAAAGACTCCTTTGTATTGAGCAGGGCAAG ATCATCTCTGCCTTCTAATTTGGAGATAAGACAGCTGGAGGATGGGACTGAGGGAGTGTTTGCTCTGACTCAGCTGGTGAAACGTACCCAGTTTGGCCCCTTTGAATGCAAGAGAGTTCTCAAGCTGGAGAAAGAATCAGTTTTTCCCCTGAAG GTGTTCCAGAAGGAAGGGCCCCTGGTGTATTTTGACACCACAAACGAAGATGATTGCAACTGGATGATGATGGTGCGCCCAGCCACCGAGTATGAGCACCAAAACCTCACAGCCTTCCAGCATGACAATGACATTTACTTCACCACCTGCCAGGACATCCCCCCAGGAACTGAGCTGAGAGTGTGGTATGCAGCTTTTTACgccaaaaaaatggaaaagccaGTGCTGAAGCAGGTCACTAGTGTTGCCAATG aTACATCCTTGGTAACAATGGAGTCTGATAAAGAGGGGAATAATAAGGTCTCTTCAAAACCTTCATCTGCTGTCTTACCCcataaaaaaaacaagaaatccAGCATATTAGCACCTGATCCAGCAG TGAACACTCCAGAAGGCAGTGGAACAGCAGAAGCAAAGCCCAACCAGTGGACGTGTAAAGTGTGTTCATCTGCTTTCCAAGAGCCCCAGCTGCTGACAG AGCACTTGCTGAGTCACCTGGAACAAGCCAAAGGTGCCTCCCCAAGCAGCCAAAATGATGctgagaaagcagagaaagcagcagaggctgtgccagcagatCAGCCAGTGGCAAGTGATAcagccagtgccagcacagACTCGAGGAGAAAGGccaggaggggaagaaaagccaaaacagcAAAAGTAGAAACACCTCTTGTCATTGATGAAGAGAAAGATCCTGCAG TGGAACGTGTGGCTGACGCTGTCCCTGAGGTCCCTCCAgaggaggtggccctgcccccAGCTCCAGAAGAGAGCATCATGGATCTGGTTTTAGGAAAGATGCCCAGCACCACAAACAGCATCAGCTCAGTGACAAA TAGGTTTGCTCATCACCAAAACACCATGTCCCTCAAAAGAAGTTTCATTCTCTCCAGTAGACACGGGATTCGGCGGAAGCTGATAAAGCAGCTGGGGGAGCACAAGAGGGTCTATCAGTGCAGCATCTGCAGTAAGATCTTCCAGAACAGCAGCAACCTCAGCAGGCACATCCGTTCTCATG GTGACAAACTGTTTAAATGTGAGGAATGTGCAAAGCTGTTCAGCAGGAAGGAGAGCTTGAAGCAGCACGTTTCATACAAGCACAGCAGGAATGAA GTGGACAGTGAGTACAGATACAAGTGCACCACGTGTGAGAAGGCCTTTCGGATAGAGAGTGCATTGGAATTCCACAACTGCAGGACAG ATGACAAGACATTCCAGTGTGAGATGTGTTTCAGATTCTTCTCTACAAACAGCAACCTttcaaaacacaagaaaaagcaTGGGGATAAGAAGTTTGCATGTGAGATCTGCAATAAGATGTTCTACAGGAAGGATGTCATGCTGGACCATCAGAGGCGGCACTTGGAAG GGGTGAGGCGTGTGAAGAGAGAAGACTTTGAGCACAGCACGGAGAGCATGGTTCGCTACAAGAAGGAGCCCTCGGGCTGCCCCGTGTGTGGGAAG gTATTTTCATGTAGGAGCAACATGAACAAACACCTTCTAACACATGGAGACAAGAAATACACCTGTGAGATCTGTGGACGTAAATTTTTCAGGGTGGATGTGCTGAGAGATCATATTCATGTCCATTTTAAG GACATAGCCCTAATGGATGATCACCAGAGGGAAGAGTTCATTGGTAAAATTGGAATCTCATCAGAGGAAAATGATGACAACTCTGATGAAAGTGCAGATTTAGAGCCTCACAAGTATAGCTGCAAAAGGTGCCAG CTGACCTttggcagagggaaggagtaCCTGAAGCACATCATGGACGTGCACAAGGAGAAGGGTTATGGCTGCAGCATCTGCAACCGGCGCTTCGCCTTGAAGGCCACGTACCACGCGCACATGGTCATCCACAGGGAGAACCTGCCCGACCCCAACGTGCAGAA ATACATCCATCCATGTGAAATCTGTGGCAGGATTTTTAACAGTATAGGAAATCTGGAAAGACATAAGCTTATACATACAG gtGTAAAAAGTCATGCTTGTGAGCAATGTGGCAAATCATTTGCTAGAAAAGACATGTTAAAAGAACATATGCGAGTCCATGATAATATCCGAGAATACTTGTGTGCAGAGTGTGGCAAAG GAATGAAGACAAAACATGCTCTTCGTCACCACATGAAGCTGCACAAGGGGATTAAGGAATATGAGTGCAAGGAATGTCACCGAAAATTTGCACAGAAAGTCAACATGCTGAAACATTACAAGAGACACACAG GAATCAAAGATTTCATGTGTGAGCTCTGTGGCAAGACCTTCAGCGAGAGAAACACAATGGAGACTCACAAGTTGATTCATACAG GAAAACAGTGGACGTGTTCAGTGTGTGATAAGAAGTATGTCACTGATTACATGCTGCAGAAGCACATCCAGCTCACCCATGACAAGGTGGAAGCCCAGAGCTGTCAGCTGTGTGGCACAAAGGTTTCCACCAGGGCTTCCATGAGTCGACACATGAGGCGTAAACACCCAGAG ATTCTTTCAGTGAGGATTGATGATTTAGAGCCACTGCCAGAGACAACCACCATTGATGCCTCTtcaattgggattgttcag CCGGAATTAGCCTTGGAACAGGGTGAACTACCAGAAGGGAAGCAGCACATAAAAGCTCCTAAAAGtggccagaaaagaaaacaaaagtcaagtgaggaggaggaagctcaAGTGCCTGAGGACCCTGCCTTTAGTGAATACACAGAGAAGGAAGGTGAATTCACAGGGAATGTTGGAGATGAGACTAATTCAGCTGTCCAGAGCATCCAACAg GTGGTGGTGACGCTCAGCGACCCGAACGTCTCAGCCCCCTCCAGCTCGGTGGGACTCACCAACATCACGGTGACCCCCATCACCACGGCAGCTGGCACCCAGTTCACCAACCTGCAGCCCGTGGCCGTGGGCCACCTGTGTCCCCcagagaggcagctgcagctggacagcTCCATCCTCACCGTCACCTTCGACACCGTCAGCGGCTCGGCCGTGCTGCACAACCGCCAGAGCGACATCCAGCTCCCACCGCAGCCCGAGGCTCCCAACCCCCAGTCTGTGGCCCATTTCATAAACCTGACCACCCTGGTGAACTCCATTGCTCCCCTGGGGAACCCCCAGATGACAGAACAGCACCCCCTGAGCTGGAGGTCAGTGCCTCAGACTGATGTGCTGCAGCCCCCGGCGCCGGCCGCGCCGCAGCagccgggccagcagcccgtccagacagagcagcagcagcagcagatgtacAGCTACTAA